In a single window of the Deltaproteobacteria bacterium genome:
- a CDS encoding TfoX/Sxy family protein, producing MPYNTALEDKIEDITLSWDGIEKKKMFGGICYLLNGNMCFGIWKDYLIVRMAPELAAEKLNNDHVREFDIIGKPMKGWVMVEEGSWDKIEELTKWLDTGRSFALTLPKKAKKKKSLEEIYYQNHR from the coding sequence ATGCCCTACAACACAGCCCTGGAAGATAAAATCGAAGACATAACCTTGTCCTGGGACGGTATCGAAAAGAAAAAAATGTTCGGCGGTATCTGCTATCTGCTCAACGGTAACATGTGCTTTGGCATCTGGAAAGATTATCTCATCGTGAGAATGGCGCCGGAACTTGCCGCTGAAAAACTGAACAACGATCATGTAAGGGAGTTCGATATAATCGGAAAACCCATGAAGGGCTGGGTCATGGTAGAAGAAGGATCCTGGGATAAAATAGAGGAATTGACCAAGTGGCTTGATACTGGAAGATCATTTGCTCTTACCCTACCAAAGAAGGCGAAAAAGAAAAAATCACTTGAAGAGATATACTATCAGAATCACAGATAA
- a CDS encoding TPM domain-containing protein: protein MTPKASPYIHHTGDIIIPFSADAKYHFWNGGQNLRDTKSIILTLSIIISLILTVPLFSEDKLPARQGLINDFAGVIPQEAKNEMEIRVREVLQKTGTTVVVATVPTIGENYLQGYVNDLYHTWGIGKKGENKGVLIFVAVKERKIRIETGYGVEGILPDGKVGEIIRNEMAPYLKKGDYGTGMLNAVRVVAAIIASDAKVNLTGQPSVVAKPNTSAKKSDELSTTAISIIAVMAAGIIGLIIWIIWKFGSRSRSYSRDDSYSSTSVFSSGFSSPDSDSSDSKSDSGCEGGDSGGGGADSDY from the coding sequence ATGACCCCAAAAGCCAGCCCTTACATCCATCACACCGGAGATATCATTATCCCTTTCAGCGCTGATGCAAAATATCATTTTTGGAATGGTGGCCAGAATTTGCGTGATACGAAAAGCATCATTCTGACATTGTCGATCATTATATCTCTTATCTTGACTGTTCCCCTGTTTTCCGAAGACAAACTCCCAGCACGTCAGGGACTGATCAACGACTTTGCAGGGGTCATCCCGCAGGAAGCAAAAAATGAGATGGAAATTAGAGTTCGGGAAGTACTGCAGAAGACGGGAACCACAGTTGTCGTGGCTACCGTGCCAACAATCGGGGAGAACTACCTTCAGGGATATGTCAATGATCTTTATCACACGTGGGGAATCGGCAAAAAAGGCGAAAACAAGGGCGTTCTCATCTTTGTTGCCGTCAAGGAAAGAAAGATCCGCATAGAAACCGGGTACGGAGTGGAAGGGATATTGCCTGACGGCAAGGTGGGTGAAATAATACGCAACGAGATGGCTCCCTATCTGAAAAAGGGCGACTACGGCACTGGTATGTTGAATGCGGTAAGGGTCGTAGCAGCAATTATTGCCTCAGACGCGAAAGTGAATCTGACCGGTCAACCTTCAGTGGTAGCGAAACCAAACACTTCAGCGAAGAAAAGTGATGAATTGAGTACGACCGCCATCTCTATCATTGCCGTTATGGCTGCGGGCATCATCGGACTGATCATCTGGATCATATGGAAGTTCGGGAGTCGCTCTCGCAGTTATAGCCGGGATGATTCTTACAGCTCGACCTCAGTATTCAGCTCCGGTTTCAGCAGCCCTGACAGTGATTCCAGCGATTCCAAAAGTGACAGTGGCTGTGAGGGTGGTGACAGCGGGGGCGGTGGTGCAGATAGCGATTATTGA
- a CDS encoding MBL fold metallo-hydrolase yields MEEKNVSRRSFVKGMALGTVAGYFASAGLSSTVFKKALLPKEKLNQVDIGEIKNLKIKVVSETSWYDNNVWLNDVKKVGGLLVNQYEIPWTVEGVKSGYQGSNLGGFATYIEATLMDGKVMKILLDTGWNPAWMEKRFREEGVAEKLAKKEIDFMVQTHEHIDHFFGIEATTKFYPDIPIYVPKGFYQEGFDLLKGKSFPKGNVKNGYPHKGKVIVLDSSKVNVLYPGIALMTFDVPIILRVFGEQSFVFNVKDKGLVLVTGCCHQGVISYMEAVRKKIKGGEKFYAVQGGLHISPFEDWDPQYDDLIMAFNKYGVQKIGANHCTGYITAEKMIKAGLPMVKGTARNMSKRDIYLGNGDELLIA; encoded by the coding sequence ATGGAAGAAAAAAACGTTTCTCGGCGTTCGTTTGTAAAAGGAATGGCTCTTGGAACTGTTGCGGGGTATTTTGCCAGCGCAGGTCTTTCCTCGACGGTGTTCAAAAAAGCACTTCTCCCAAAAGAAAAACTGAATCAGGTTGACATTGGTGAAATAAAAAATCTGAAGATAAAGGTGGTCTCCGAGACAAGCTGGTACGACAACAACGTCTGGCTGAATGATGTCAAGAAAGTCGGCGGACTACTCGTCAACCAGTACGAGATTCCCTGGACAGTCGAAGGCGTTAAGAGCGGCTATCAAGGGAGTAATCTGGGTGGCTTCGCGACATACATTGAGGCAACCCTTATGGACGGTAAGGTCATGAAGATCCTCCTGGATACCGGTTGGAACCCCGCCTGGATGGAAAAAAGATTCCGGGAAGAAGGAGTCGCGGAAAAACTCGCCAAGAAGGAGATAGATTTTATGGTCCAGACCCACGAACATATCGACCATTTCTTTGGCATTGAGGCAACTACAAAATTCTACCCCGACATTCCGATTTATGTACCGAAGGGATTCTATCAGGAGGGGTTCGATCTTCTCAAGGGCAAGTCTTTCCCCAAGGGCAACGTAAAAAATGGCTATCCCCACAAAGGCAAGGTCATTGTCCTCGATTCCAGCAAGGTCAACGTGCTTTATCCGGGAATTGCCCTCATGACGTTCGATGTCCCCATCATCCTCCGTGTTTTCGGGGAACAGTCCTTCGTGTTCAATGTCAAAGACAAAGGCCTGGTGCTGGTAACCGGCTGCTGCCACCAGGGCGTGATCAGCTATATGGAGGCGGTGAGGAAGAAGATAAAAGGTGGTGAAAAGTTCTATGCCGTTCAGGGTGGCCTCCATATCTCACCCTTTGAGGACTGGGATCCGCAATATGATGATCTCATTATGGCGTTCAACAAATACGGTGTTCAGAAGATAGGTGCAAACCATTGTACCGGCTATATCACAGCGGAAAAGATGATTAAGGCTGGTCTTCCTATGGTGAAAGGAACTGCCCGTAATATGAGCAAGAGGGATATTTATCTTGGGAATGGCGATGAACTGTTAATTGCCTAA